From a region of the Miscanthus floridulus cultivar M001 unplaced genomic scaffold, ASM1932011v1 os_1010_1, whole genome shotgun sequence genome:
- the LOC136533603 gene encoding uncharacterized protein, with the protein MAWKDGESAEDFANRITGLANNLRVLSNDMKDVEIVCKMLQVVPENLAQVAISIETLLDLNDLSIEEITGRLRAVEQWRQAPPVTDNQGRLLLCEEEWMARLKLRDSEEKGSGSGTIGGSGSTTGASGKKRSSRGRGRGHGKSDASTF; encoded by the coding sequence ATGGCTTGGAAGGATGGGGAGAGTGCGGAGGATTTCGCGAACCGCATCACCGGCCTCGCCAACAACCTTCGTGTCCTCAGCAACGACATGAAGGATGTTGAGATCGTCTGCAAGATGctgcaggttgtcccagagaaTCTTGCTCAGGTGGCGATCTCCATCGAGACGTTGCTCGATCTCAACGACCTCTCCATCGAGGAGATAACGGGGAGGCTCCGTGCCGTCGAACAGTGGCGCCAGGCACCACCCGTCACCGACAACCAGGGGCGTCTGCTCCTCTGTGAGGAGGAGTGGATGGCCCGGCTCAAGCTCCGCGACTCCGAAGAGAAGGGGAGCGGGAGCGGCACcatcggcggcagcggcagcaccaCCGGCGCCAGCGGCAAGAAGCGCAGCAGCCGTGGTCGTGGCCGCGGGCATGGCAAGAGCGATGCCTCCACATTCTAA
- the LOC136533602 gene encoding uncharacterized protein encodes MLMQANFEAAGWWYAVEPEEGDVIDYRDDRLALAAILRSVPAEMLGTLRGKGSAAATWQAVKTIRVGVRRVREASAQQLRRQFGAMAWKDGESAEDFSNRITGLVNNLRVLGDDMKDVEIVRKMLQVVPEHLAQVAISIETLLNLNDLSVEEVTGRLRAVEQWRQAPPITDNQGRLLLCEEEWMARLKLRDSEEKGSGSGTTGGSGSTTGASGKKRGGRGRGRGRGKSDASTFRDGAKAQAGGGKGLNRDQCARCGKSGHWAKDCRSKPKGEANVAQAEEEDEASLLMAHPSVFPNAPPPPTGGARAASPPPLRIVKAKVFAQLDGCSPFKNHIEKFITKVNQNAKS; translated from the coding sequence ATGTTGATGCAGGCGAATTTTGAGGCAGCGGGGTGGTGGTACGCCGTCGAGCCGGAGGAGGGGGACGTGATCGACTACCGCGACGACCGTCTGGCACTCGCCGCAATCCTGCGGTCAGTGCCGGCGGAGATGCTGGGCACATTGCGCGGCAAGGGATCGGCGGCCGCCACCTGGCAGGCCGTCAAGACGATCCGCGTCGGCGTGCGGCGCGTGCGAGAGGCGAGCGCGCAGCAGCTGCGGCGCCAGTTTGGCGCCATGGCTTGGAAGGATGGGGAGAGCGCGGAGGATTTCTCGAACCGCATCACCGGCCTCGTCAACAACCTTCGTGTCCTCGGCGACGACATGAAGGACGTTGAGATCGTCCGCAAGATGCTGCAGGTCGTCCCAGAGCATCTTGCTCAGGTGGCGATCTCCATCGAGACGTTGCTCAATCTCAACGACCTCTCCGTCGAGGAGGTAACGGGGAGGCTCCGCGCCGTCGAACAGTGGCGCCAGGCACCACCCATCACCGACAACCAGGGGCGTCTGCTCCTCTGTGAGGAGGAGTGGATGGCCCGGCTCAAGCTCCGCGACTCCGAAGAGAAGGGGAGCGGGAGCGGCACcaccggcggcagcggcagcaccaCCGGCGCCAGCGGCAAGAAgcgcggcggccgtggtcgtggccgcGGGCGTGGCAAGAGCGACGCCTCCACATTCCGAGATGGGGCAAAAGCCCAGGCGGGAGGTGGGAAAGGCCTCAACCGGGACCAGTGCGCGCGCTGCGGTAAGTCTGGCCATTGGGCCAAAGATTGCAGGAGCAAGCCCAAAGGAGAAGCCAACGTGGCGCAGGCTGAGGAGGAGGATGAAGCCTCTCTGTTGATGGCTCACCCATCAGTCTTCCCCAACGCGCCGCCACCGCCCACCGGCGGGGCCCGAGCCGCTTCTCCCCCACCGCTGCGCATCGTCAAGGCAAAGGTCTTCGCACAACTCGATGGCTGCAGCCCGTTCAAAAACCATATCGAGAAATTTATTACAAAAGTCAATCAAAATGCCAAAAGCTAG